A region of uncultured Carboxylicivirga sp. DNA encodes the following proteins:
- a CDS encoding tagaturonate epimerase family protein, with product MKKLSKYSFGVGDRFGHQGNAQLKAVMKVRDMGYDICPVWNKSNREHTTIGTHPDDVRVEADASVKALGWDNQYFVDADHINLDTVDRFLPSSDFFTIDVAGYIGKPASDADIDAFINSCEIYIGKVTITGIDEPFEVKLDDLKKLAGQYLYAAQKAGAIYKIIEDAKGKGNFITEVSMDEVPKPQTPIELFFILKMLAAENIPVQTIAPKFSGRFNKGVDYTGNPLDFAKEFEQDLHVLDQCVAEFGLPAEIKLSVHSGSDKFSIYPYIGNILKKMDKGIHVKTAGTTWLEEVIGLSMAGGDALQFIKDLYGKALAKIDELCAPYADVIDIKTDELPSKEAIADWSADDMANAIRHIPDHPQYNPNMRQLVHVAYKLAALQSDVYLPLLKKHTDIIGECVYENIYDRHLKRLFDR from the coding sequence ATGAAAAAATTATCTAAGTACTCCTTTGGTGTTGGCGACCGTTTTGGTCACCAGGGCAATGCCCAGCTAAAGGCTGTTATGAAAGTTCGTGATATGGGTTATGATATTTGCCCAGTCTGGAACAAATCAAACCGCGAACACACAACCATTGGAACTCATCCCGATGACGTTCGTGTAGAAGCCGATGCCAGTGTTAAAGCACTGGGTTGGGATAATCAATACTTTGTAGATGCAGATCATATCAATCTGGATACAGTTGATCGCTTTTTACCTTCATCTGACTTTTTCACCATTGATGTTGCAGGCTATATAGGTAAACCAGCCTCAGACGCTGACATTGATGCATTTATAAATAGTTGTGAAATCTATATTGGAAAAGTAACCATTACCGGTATAGATGAACCTTTTGAGGTTAAACTCGATGACTTAAAGAAACTGGCAGGTCAGTATTTATATGCAGCTCAAAAAGCCGGAGCAATCTATAAAATTATAGAAGATGCCAAAGGAAAAGGTAATTTCATCACTGAAGTATCCATGGATGAAGTTCCAAAACCACAAACTCCCATTGAGTTATTCTTTATACTAAAGATGCTGGCAGCTGAGAATATCCCTGTTCAGACCATAGCCCCTAAATTCTCAGGTCGTTTCAACAAAGGTGTTGATTATACAGGTAATCCACTTGATTTTGCAAAAGAATTTGAACAGGATCTGCATGTATTGGATCAATGTGTGGCTGAGTTTGGCTTACCTGCTGAAATTAAATTAAGTGTGCACTCTGGCTCTGATAAATTTTCTATTTATCCCTACATCGGTAATATCCTAAAAAAAATGGATAAGGGAATCCATGTAAAAACAGCGGGAACAACATGGTTAGAGGAAGTTATTGGCTTGTCGATGGCTGGTGGTGATGCTCTGCAGTTTATCAAAGATTTATATGGCAAGGCTTTGGCAAAAATAGATGAACTATGCGCACCATACGCTGATGTAATTGATATTAAAACAGATGAATTACCATCGAAAGAAGCTATAGCCGACTGGAGTGCAGATGATATGGCTAATGCTATTCGTCATATTCCGGACCATCCGCAGTACAATCCAAACATGCGTCAGTTAGTGCATGTAGCATATAAACTTGCTGCATTACAATCGGATGTTTACTTACCATTACTAAAAAAACATACCGATATCATTGGTGAGTGTGTTTACGAAAACATTTACGACCGACATCTAAAACGTCTATTTGATCGTTAA
- a CDS encoding tagaturonate reductase, whose product MQKLSNETLKREEYPVKILQFGEGNFLRAFVDWMINKANKEIGFNRGVAIVQPLENGLVPMLKEQDCLYHVKLEGMKDGNPITQTELVDAVQDALNPYSEYEKYQQYFLSPDLELVVSNTTEAGISRVENEDIYAKPPKSFPGKVCQLLYQRYEHFNGAADKGITFFCCELIDKNATVLKEIVFELAEQNNLGEGFINWLSESCNFCSTLVDRIVTGFPKDNIKEIQSELGYEDNLVVVGEYFHLWAIEAPDHVREQFPFDKAGLNVVWLNDMTKFRDKKVRILNGSHSAMVAISMLSGYQTVMEAFNDETISEFIQNMVSDEVSPNIAGDKEALKVFADEILERFYNPYIKHYLKDISLNSISKWVTRDYPSLIDSCNRTGELPKRLTLSLAALITLYKGEYNGLSFNITDTPEYVEFIQNEWSSAKSVDEKVETILANKDAWGVDFTAIDGLINEVATYVNAILTEGIATVLKKVA is encoded by the coding sequence ATGCAGAAATTAAGTAACGAAACATTAAAACGTGAGGAGTATCCCGTAAAAATTTTACAATTCGGGGAGGGTAATTTTTTAAGGGCTTTTGTTGATTGGATGATCAATAAAGCAAACAAAGAGATTGGTTTTAACAGAGGGGTAGCAATAGTGCAGCCATTAGAGAATGGTTTGGTGCCAATGCTGAAAGAACAGGACTGTCTTTACCATGTAAAGCTCGAAGGGATGAAAGATGGTAACCCAATTACACAAACAGAGTTGGTCGATGCTGTTCAGGATGCATTAAATCCATATAGCGAATACGAAAAGTACCAGCAATATTTTTTAAGTCCTGATCTGGAACTGGTTGTTTCAAACACTACAGAAGCTGGTATCTCAAGAGTGGAGAATGAGGATATTTATGCCAAGCCTCCAAAATCATTTCCGGGCAAGGTATGTCAGTTGTTGTATCAACGATATGAACATTTCAATGGAGCAGCTGATAAAGGCATTACTTTCTTTTGCTGTGAGCTGATTGATAAAAACGCAACAGTTTTGAAGGAGATTGTATTTGAGTTGGCTGAACAAAATAACCTGGGAGAAGGGTTTATTAACTGGTTAAGCGAAAGCTGTAACTTCTGCAGTACTTTGGTTGACCGTATAGTGACAGGTTTCCCAAAAGATAATATCAAAGAGATTCAGTCCGAATTAGGTTACGAAGATAATCTGGTTGTGGTAGGTGAATATTTTCATTTATGGGCTATTGAAGCACCGGATCATGTGCGTGAGCAATTTCCGTTCGACAAAGCGGGTTTAAATGTTGTTTGGTTGAATGATATGACCAAATTCCGCGATAAGAAAGTGCGCATCCTAAATGGTTCACATTCAGCAATGGTTGCCATTAGTATGTTAAGTGGATATCAGACTGTAATGGAAGCTTTCAATGATGAAACTATTTCAGAATTTATCCAGAACATGGTTAGTGATGAGGTTAGTCCTAATATCGCAGGAGACAAAGAGGCGCTCAAAGTTTTTGCAGACGAAATTCTGGAACGTTTCTACAATCCATACATTAAACATTACCTGAAGGATATTTCATTAAACTCTATTTCAAAATGGGTAACTCGTGATTATCCTTCTTTAATTGATTCATGTAATCGTACAGGAGAATTGCCTAAGCGATTGACTTTATCATTGGCCGCCTTGATTACTCTGTATAAAGGTGAATACAACGGTTTATCATTTAATATTACAGATACACCTGAATATGTTGAATTTATCCAGAATGAGTGGAGTAGTGCTAAAAGTGTGGATGAGAAAGTAGAAACTATTTTGGCAAATAAGGACGCCTGGGGTGTTGATTTCACTGCTATTGATGGCCTTATTAATGAAGTAGCGACATATGTTAATGCCATCTTAACAGAGGGTATTGCAACTGTATTGAAAAAAGTAGCATAA
- a CDS encoding DUF5123 domain-containing protein yields the protein MNKAFKYIGLMGVAALFALNACDDNIDPVIEELEYERIFTPLDLEARISNQTTVSLSWLNNKGIDSYVLEISDDSLEYSNIIHTAEILPEEIPYVYDLPAGDSQYSTRVKGVSSTNADSKWATLAFKSLPENLFNNYDIVMTGLGELTISWTPGKAVTSLVFYTRAGVEVFSEDITDEEMSAGSKSLTDVANGDYTIQLMNGVKTRGFQDYVLEGSVLIDSGADLTAAITAASPGDVIMLQAGGQYGFIGDFTIDKSIKIKGLDGELPVLYLTSGDRMFYVGSSLTPSDSLVFEKLHMNGYVDYIDGGSQIRGVFDMESEACNIGAVKFLSCELRNMGRQVMRLRGGSDQYVGEFVIDDCIINDLGRSSGSYGVFCATETNTNAGVVKITNSTLSNFVCHFIRYDDATLGKSIIVEDCTFNKVPFASGRYLMDVRNAVLSEGIEVTNCIFGNTSYGDEPAISGIRAADGVSVSVSNSFATTDFVNSTYSIVEMCSSTGGTSTELWVNPDNEDFSFISEGIEAGDPRWY from the coding sequence ATGAATAAAGCATTTAAATATATAGGATTGATGGGGGTTGCTGCATTATTTGCACTCAATGCCTGTGATGATAATATTGATCCGGTGATTGAAGAATTAGAGTACGAAAGGATTTTTACGCCACTGGATCTGGAAGCACGAATAAGTAATCAAACCACTGTTTCGTTAAGTTGGCTTAACAATAAAGGTATTGATTCTTATGTGTTAGAGATTAGCGATGATAGTCTTGAATACAGTAATATTATTCACACTGCTGAAATTTTACCAGAAGAAATACCTTATGTGTATGATTTACCAGCAGGAGATAGCCAATATTCTACTCGTGTAAAAGGAGTAAGCAGTACAAATGCCGATTCGAAATGGGCAACATTAGCATTTAAATCTTTGCCCGAAAACCTTTTTAATAATTACGATATCGTAATGACAGGTTTAGGTGAATTAACAATCAGTTGGACTCCTGGTAAAGCGGTAACTTCATTAGTATTCTATACCAGGGCTGGTGTAGAAGTATTTAGTGAAGATATTACAGATGAAGAAATGTCTGCCGGATCAAAGAGTTTAACAGATGTTGCAAATGGAGATTATACTATTCAACTAATGAATGGAGTAAAAACCAGAGGATTTCAGGATTACGTTTTGGAAGGCAGTGTTTTGATTGATTCAGGTGCTGATCTGACTGCAGCAATTACTGCAGCATCGCCTGGCGATGTTATTATGCTTCAGGCAGGTGGACAATATGGTTTTATTGGTGATTTTACAATTGATAAGAGTATCAAAATCAAAGGACTTGACGGTGAATTACCAGTGTTATATTTAACATCAGGTGATCGTATGTTTTATGTTGGGTCAAGTCTAACGCCTTCAGATTCATTGGTTTTTGAAAAACTGCATATGAATGGATATGTCGACTATATTGATGGAGGAAGTCAGATTCGAGGTGTATTCGATATGGAATCAGAGGCGTGTAATATTGGAGCAGTTAAATTCTTAAGCTGTGAATTACGAAACATGGGTCGCCAAGTTATGCGTTTAAGAGGTGGATCTGACCAATATGTTGGTGAATTTGTTATCGATGATTGTATCATTAATGATTTAGGACGTAGCAGTGGTAGTTATGGTGTATTCTGTGCAACAGAAACAAATACCAATGCTGGAGTTGTTAAAATCACCAATTCTACATTGAGTAATTTTGTTTGCCATTTTATTCGTTATGATGATGCTACTTTAGGCAAGAGTATAATAGTTGAGGACTGTACATTTAATAAAGTTCCATTTGCTTCTGGCAGGTACTTAATGGACGTTAGAAATGCAGTTTTATCAGAAGGAATTGAAGTAACAAACTGTATTTTTGGAAATACATCATATGGAGATGAGCCAGCTATATCTGGAATCAGAGCAGCTGACGGAGTATCCGTTTCTGTTTCCAATAGCTTTGCCACAACAGATTTTGTCAATTCTACTTATTCGATTGTTGAAATGTGCTCTTCTACAGGAGGAACATCAACGGAATTATGGGTGAATCCTGATAATGAAGATTTCTCTTTTATAAGCGAAGGAATTGAAGCAGGTGACCCACGTTGGTATTAA
- a CDS encoding right-handed parallel beta-helix repeat-containing protein, producing MKKIILTAFMFLLTMGVVNATDYYVAKTGNDSNSGTSLDSPLANVTTAISKAVAGDVIYIREGEYKYSTKISLSRSGTAASPIQMMAYLNEKVIIDFSQMALDSGNRGFSLSGQYWIIKGLTIRRAGDNGMFISGSYNTVENCIFYEHQDTGLQLGNGASENNIINCDSYGNADPTDYGDADGFACKMDVGNNNYFYGCRSWLNVDDGWDGYLRGTDDVYTVLENCWTWRNGYFLNGTDAGASANGNGFKVGGSDDKTLMHNFTLINCVAFDNKAKGFDQNNNKGDMYFYNGTSYRNKGSNYSIPYAVNSTKEAEVVNCISVEGSSKVSLTSSVLQQTNSWNGFTCNSADFVSLDTTGVIGPRQADGSLPDLDVFKLVQGSDLIDGGTDLGYDFYDQAPDLGAFETNYNQTGIFSPVNEIDYELVLHGNPVTSKVRFSYQAGELPLKVTVNVVSLNGSIISTTNLPAKASRCYGEVDINECSNGMYILQLVSSKGIQSKLFIKQ from the coding sequence ATGAAAAAAATAATTCTGACAGCATTTATGTTTTTGCTGACAATGGGAGTGGTAAATGCCACAGACTATTATGTAGCAAAAACGGGCAACGATTCCAATAGCGGAACATCGTTGGATTCACCTTTAGCTAATGTTACAACAGCTATTAGTAAGGCAGTAGCAGGTGATGTAATTTATATTCGTGAAGGAGAGTATAAATACTCTACTAAAATTAGCCTGAGTCGGAGTGGAACTGCTGCTAGTCCTATTCAGATGATGGCTTATCTGAATGAAAAAGTGATCATTGATTTTTCTCAGATGGCTCTTGATAGTGGCAACCGAGGCTTTAGTTTGAGTGGTCAGTATTGGATCATTAAAGGTTTGACCATCCGTAGAGCAGGCGATAACGGTATGTTTATTTCCGGAAGTTACAACACTGTTGAAAACTGTATTTTTTACGAGCATCAGGATACGGGGCTACAACTGGGAAATGGTGCTTCTGAAAATAATATTATCAACTGCGATAGTTACGGAAATGCTGATCCTACTGATTATGGTGATGCTGATGGGTTCGCCTGTAAAATGGATGTTGGGAACAATAATTATTTCTACGGATGTCGCTCTTGGCTGAATGTAGATGACGGTTGGGACGGTTATTTGCGTGGAACAGATGATGTTTATACTGTTTTGGAGAATTGCTGGACCTGGCGAAATGGATATTTCCTGAATGGTACAGATGCAGGTGCTAGTGCTAATGGAAATGGATTTAAAGTTGGTGGGAGCGATGATAAAACGTTGATGCATAATTTTACCCTTATCAATTGTGTTGCTTTCGATAACAAGGCAAAAGGATTTGATCAGAATAACAATAAGGGTGATATGTATTTCTACAATGGAACCTCTTATCGCAATAAGGGAAGTAATTATTCAATCCCATATGCAGTTAATTCAACCAAGGAAGCGGAGGTTGTAAATTGTATTTCAGTTGAAGGAAGCAGCAAAGTAAGTTTGACCTCAAGTGTTTTGCAACAAACCAATAGCTGGAATGGGTTCACCTGTAATTCAGCTGATTTTGTTAGCCTCGATACGACGGGTGTTATAGGTCCGCGACAAGCAGATGGTAGCCTTCCAGATCTGGATGTTTTTAAACTGGTTCAGGGAAGTGATCTGATAGATGGAGGTACTGATTTAGGTTATGATTTTTATGATCAAGCACCAGATTTAGGAGCCTTTGAAACAAATTATAACCAAACTGGAATATTTAGTCCGGTAAATGAAATTGATTACGAACTGGTTTTACATGGTAATCCTGTTACATCTAAAGTGAGATTTAGCTACCAGGCAGGAGAATTACCTTTAAAAGTGACGGTTAATGTAGTGTCTCTTAACGGAAGCATTATCTCAACTACTAATTTGCCGGCTAAAGCATCAAGATGTTATGGTGAAGTTGATATTAATGAATGTTCCAATGGCATGTATATTCTTCAGTTAGTATCGTCAAAAGGAATACAGAGCAAATTGTTTATTAAGCAATAA
- a CDS encoding altronate dehydratase family protein gives MKNSIKIHPDDSVVVALEAISKGDLIFVEGNEIVVNDDVPQGHKIAIKSINKGEHILKYAASIGIAQADIKVGDHIHVHNLRTGLGDNLAYCYNPNRKEIQSSAEGLTFNGYQRANGDVGIRNELWIVPTVGCVNGQARLIANQLKQEADLSHIDDVVVLGHQYGCSQLGDDHSNTQRALSQLIKHPNAGAVLVLGLGCENNQISSLKEVISDYNESRIRFLIAQEVEDEVEVGLEIVKELAELMKQDSRTAQPVSKLRIGLKCGGSDGFSGITANPLLGRFSDWLVGQGGTTVLTEVPEMFGAETLLMDRADSESVFDKTVSMINGFKDYFRRHDQPIYENPSPGNKNGGITTLEEKSLGCVQKGGTAIVTDVLDYADPIVKNGLNLLWSPGNDLVAASALGFSGCQIVLFTTGRGTPFGSFVPTVKVATNTQLFEHKSKWMDFNAGVLVEGADMDEVRKDFTNYLIEVANGKKLNHEITDFKEIAIFKSGVTL, from the coding sequence ATGAAGAACAGTATTAAAATTCACCCTGATGACAGTGTGGTGGTTGCACTTGAAGCAATCAGTAAAGGGGATTTGATTTTTGTTGAAGGGAATGAAATTGTGGTGAATGATGATGTTCCACAAGGGCATAAAATAGCGATAAAATCAATCAATAAAGGCGAGCATATATTAAAATATGCCGCCTCAATTGGTATCGCTCAGGCCGATATAAAAGTGGGTGATCATATTCATGTTCATAATTTACGTACCGGTTTAGGTGATAACCTGGCATACTGTTATAATCCAAACAGGAAAGAAATACAAAGTTCTGCTGAAGGATTAACATTCAATGGATATCAAAGAGCAAACGGAGATGTTGGTATTAGAAATGAGTTATGGATAGTGCCAACCGTTGGATGTGTAAATGGTCAGGCTCGCTTAATAGCCAATCAGTTAAAACAGGAAGCTGATTTATCACACATCGATGATGTGGTGGTTTTAGGTCATCAGTATGGTTGTTCGCAGTTGGGAGATGATCATAGTAATACTCAAAGAGCCTTGTCGCAATTAATCAAGCATCCTAACGCAGGAGCAGTTCTGGTATTAGGCCTTGGATGTGAGAATAATCAGATCTCATCATTAAAAGAGGTTATTAGCGATTATAACGAAAGTCGTATTCGATTTTTGATTGCACAGGAAGTAGAAGATGAGGTAGAGGTTGGTCTTGAGATTGTTAAGGAACTTGCCGAATTAATGAAGCAGGATAGCCGTACAGCCCAACCTGTGTCTAAACTACGTATTGGTTTAAAGTGTGGTGGCAGCGATGGTTTCTCCGGTATTACTGCAAATCCTTTACTGGGACGATTTTCAGATTGGTTGGTTGGTCAGGGTGGAACAACTGTTCTGACGGAGGTTCCTGAAATGTTTGGTGCAGAAACCTTATTGATGGACAGGGCTGATTCGGAAAGTGTTTTTGATAAGACTGTTTCGATGATTAATGGCTTTAAGGATTATTTTCGTCGTCACGATCAACCGATTTATGAAAATCCTTCTCCGGGAAACAAGAATGGAGGAATTACTACTCTGGAAGAGAAATCACTGGGTTGTGTTCAGAAAGGTGGTACAGCCATTGTAACCGATGTGCTTGATTATGCTGATCCGATTGTAAAGAACGGACTGAATCTACTTTGGTCACCTGGTAACGATTTGGTTGCAGCTTCTGCACTGGGATTCTCAGGTTGCCAAATAGTGCTGTTTACTACCGGAAGAGGAACTCCATTTGGAAGCTTTGTGCCAACTGTAAAAGTAGCTACTAACACCCAACTGTTTGAACATAAATCCAAATGGATGGACTTTAATGCTGGTGTGCTGGTTGAAGGAGCGGATATGGATGAAGTGCGTAAAGACTTTACAAATTATTTGATTGAAGTTGCTAATGGGAAAAAATTGAATCACGAAATAACAGATTTTAAGGAAATAGCCATTTTTAAAAGTGGTGTTACATTATAA
- a CDS encoding RagB/SusD family nutrient uptake outer membrane protein, whose amino-acid sequence MKRIIYILIIFFAGVLTSCEDYLDAPTQSTMDESLIFSKFELAKGAIDGIKEPMGQTNSYRGRFLTHYGSNTDIEWINSTSASARGDLSRYINSTTNTDMNRDNVYWAMLYRGIERANICIRGLRAYGNPEPGNEMGQLLGEALTLRAIYYSDLLKAHGDVVARFEPISTETLYLPKSNRDVIYKQLIADLEEAATLVAWPNETQLTTTTENVNKAFVKAFRARLCLWASGYSQRGATISRSSDPELSVSTLYPIALQECKEIMDHDGDYVSLESDFETVWRKNCEEDISAGNESLWEVPFSEGRGRHLFTYGVLHDEADGYTAQPRGGTYGPLPNVFYDYDAKDTRRDVTCVPYGWYRYDNDNGTVQQLEGVNTWYFGKWRYEWMKRRVTSTNDDGLNKIYMRYAEVVLMRAELENEINGPSAAAPYLKKIRQRAFASSDWSSKVDDYVNAFTTKETMFDAIVKEHGYEFCGEMERKMALIRWGLLKSKMAEAKDKMDNLRNQTGEYADVPSVVYYNENVIDKTVFGLSFKSVELDWYGLERGETDDKSSDYTFQETWVSPTKIDDDKIASLYTNDPDQNQFWPIWQVFIDASNGMLTNDPLE is encoded by the coding sequence ATGAAAAGAATAATATATATACTAATCATATTTTTTGCAGGTGTTCTAACATCATGTGAAGATTATTTGGATGCTCCAACTCAATCTACGATGGATGAGTCTTTGATCTTTTCAAAGTTTGAATTGGCAAAGGGAGCTATTGATGGAATAAAAGAACCTATGGGTCAGACCAATTCTTATCGAGGTCGTTTTTTAACCCACTATGGATCAAATACTGATATTGAATGGATTAATTCAACAAGCGCCAGTGCACGTGGTGATTTATCAAGATATATAAATTCTACTACCAATACAGATATGAATCGCGATAATGTGTATTGGGCGATGTTATACAGAGGTATTGAGCGTGCAAATATTTGTATTCGAGGCTTAAGAGCTTATGGAAACCCTGAGCCGGGTAATGAGATGGGACAGTTATTAGGTGAAGCACTTACATTAAGAGCTATTTATTACTCTGACTTATTGAAAGCTCATGGTGATGTAGTTGCTCGTTTTGAACCTATAAGTACTGAAACTCTTTATTTGCCTAAATCAAATAGAGACGTTATTTATAAGCAATTAATCGCCGATCTGGAAGAAGCTGCTACATTAGTGGCCTGGCCAAATGAAACACAACTTACAACAACCACTGAGAATGTAAATAAAGCTTTTGTAAAAGCTTTCCGTGCCCGCCTATGTTTGTGGGCTTCTGGATACTCTCAAAGAGGTGCAACTATCAGTCGTAGCTCAGATCCTGAATTATCTGTATCAACATTATATCCGATTGCTTTACAGGAGTGTAAAGAAATAATGGATCATGATGGTGATTATGTTTCTCTGGAATCTGATTTTGAAACAGTATGGAGAAAAAACTGTGAAGAAGATATCAGTGCTGGAAATGAATCTTTATGGGAAGTTCCATTCTCAGAAGGTCGTGGTCGTCATTTATTTACTTACGGTGTGCTACATGATGAAGCGGATGGTTATACTGCTCAGCCAAGGGGCGGAACCTATGGTCCTCTTCCTAATGTTTTCTATGATTACGATGCTAAAGATACACGCAGAGACGTAACATGTGTTCCATACGGATGGTATCGTTATGACAATGATAATGGTACAGTTCAACAATTGGAAGGTGTTAATACCTGGTACTTTGGCAAGTGGAGATATGAATGGATGAAAAGAAGGGTGACATCTACCAATGATGATGGATTAAATAAAATCTATATGCGCTATGCTGAAGTAGTATTGATGAGAGCCGAATTGGAAAACGAAATTAATGGTCCAAGTGCTGCAGCTCCTTATCTGAAGAAGATCAGACAACGTGCATTTGCATCTTCAGATTGGTCTTCAAAAGTTGATGATTATGTGAATGCATTCACTACTAAAGAAACTATGTTTGATGCAATAGTAAAAGAACATGGTTATGAGTTTTGTGGTGAAATGGAACGCAAAATGGCCCTTATTCGTTGGGGTTTATTGAAATCAAAAATGGCCGAAGCTAAAGATAAGATGGATAATCTTAGAAATCAGACCGGAGAGTATGCAGATGTTCCTTCTGTTGTATATTATAACGAAAATGTGATAGACAAGACTGTTTTTGGTCTGTCATTTAAATCAGTTGAGTTGGATTGGTATGGATTGGAAAGAGGTGAAACAGATGATAAATCATCTGATTACACTTTCCAGGAAACATGGGTTAGCCCAACTAAGATAGATGATGACAAAATAGCTTCTTTGTATACAAATGATCCGGATCAGAATCAATTTTGGCCTATTTGGCAGGTGTTTATTGATGCAAGTAATGGAATGTTAACAAATGATCCTCTTGAATAA
- a CDS encoding pectate lyase, with the protein MKRYLSKVLLCCLIVFSACSDKKDSNEEPSTIKIEFTNPNPLSVDISTYKPVISGVITSENALVSIKAYKLNGTTETVLEESSINDGRLVYNFSYTMSYQSTTTGVRVEAYDELGQKKTETLTINVESSTAVDPQPIGTVDAFPGAEGFGRYTTGGRGGRIFFVENLLDDNQPGCLRYAINQSGARTIIFRVSGTIHLNSPLVISQNNLTIAGQSAPGDGICIAGDYMQIKDDLENVIIRYIRFRAAKGTGEYDSAWGRNCKNIIIDHCSFSWGNDEVASFYDNTDFTMQWCIISESFYRSTHPKGDHGYGGIWGGMGATFHHNLIAHHTSRNPRFCGARYHVDTRDTEIVDFRNNVIYNWGYNSSYGGEMGQHNMVNNYYKSGPANEKYPNRIVEITDVNTDYPYYSKWYIDGNYVDGYPDITADNWAGGVQGQNGTVVKAYTPFDFGVINTDSPEDAFVKVLADAGASLARDVVDSRIVHETEMGITTYEGVYGPGIIDSENDTEGYPVLEQYNEITDNDNDGMNDEWESANGLDPTDPSDQKGKTLDSNFTNLEVYLNYLIEQKNSN; encoded by the coding sequence ATGAAAAGGTATCTTTCAAAGGTTCTATTGTGTTGTTTGATTGTTTTTAGTGCGTGTTCAGATAAAAAGGATTCTAATGAAGAACCTTCTACAATCAAAATAGAGTTTACTAATCCAAATCCGCTATCAGTTGATATTTCAACATATAAGCCTGTCATTTCTGGAGTTATTACATCCGAAAATGCTTTGGTAAGTATCAAAGCGTATAAATTAAATGGTACAACAGAAACTGTTTTAGAAGAAAGTTCTATAAACGATGGAAGATTGGTATACAATTTCAGTTATACAATGTCATATCAAAGCACTACAACCGGTGTAAGGGTTGAGGCTTATGATGAGTTAGGACAGAAAAAAACAGAAACGTTAACCATTAATGTTGAAAGCTCAACAGCTGTTGATCCGCAACCTATTGGAACTGTAGATGCTTTCCCGGGAGCTGAAGGCTTTGGGCGATATACAACCGGAGGAAGAGGTGGTAGAATATTCTTTGTTGAAAATTTGCTGGATGATAATCAACCCGGATGTTTACGTTATGCAATTAATCAGTCGGGTGCCCGAACCATTATTTTTAGGGTGTCAGGAACTATACATTTAAACTCACCTTTGGTAATTAGTCAGAATAATTTAACCATAGCTGGTCAGTCTGCACCTGGTGATGGTATTTGCATTGCAGGTGATTATATGCAGATAAAAGATGATCTAGAAAATGTAATTATCAGATATATTCGTTTTAGAGCAGCCAAAGGAACAGGTGAATATGATTCAGCCTGGGGACGTAACTGTAAAAATATTATTATCGATCACTGTTCTTTCAGTTGGGGTAATGATGAGGTAGCCAGTTTCTATGACAATACTGATTTTACGATGCAATGGTGTATCATCAGTGAGAGCTTTTATCGGTCAACTCATCCCAAAGGAGATCATGGATATGGAGGTATCTGGGGTGGTATGGGAGCTACCTTTCATCATAACCTGATTGCTCATCATACCAGCAGAAATCCAAGATTCTGTGGAGCCAGGTATCACGTTGATACAAGAGATACTGAAATAGTGGATTTTCGAAATAATGTGATTTATAATTGGGGTTATAACAGTAGTTATGGTGGTGAAATGGGGCAGCATAATATGGTGAATAACTACTATAAATCTGGTCCGGCTAATGAAAAATATCCAAACAGAATAGTTGAAATTACAGATGTAAATACTGATTATCCATATTACAGTAAATGGTATATTGATGGTAATTATGTGGATGGTTATCCTGATATCACAGCTGATAATTGGGCTGGAGGTGTTCAAGGGCAGAACGGTACAGTTGTAAAAGCTTATACACCGTTTGATTTTGGTGTTATTAATACTGATTCGCCAGAGGATGCTTTTGTTAAAGTATTGGCAGATGCAGGAGCAAGTTTAGCAAGAGATGTTGTGGATTCGCGTATTGTACATGAAACAGAAATGGGTATAACTACGTATGAAGGAGTTTACGGACCGGGAATTATTGATTCGGAAAATGATACCGAAGGATATCCGGTTTTGGAACAATATAATGAAATAACAGACAATGATAATGACGGGATGAATGATGAATGGGAGTCTGCAAATGGTCTGGATCCAACAGATCCATCTGATCAAAAAGGGAAAACATTAGATAGTAATTTTACTAACCTGGAGGTTTATCTTAATTATTTAATTGAGCAAAAGAATAGTAACTAA